From the genome of Vibrio navarrensis, one region includes:
- a CDS encoding MotA/TolQ/ExbB proton channel family protein, translating to MSGFVSQLLPELLTSSQWWASLQTFMEQGGQILWWLAAVAAVFWLLAVEKIIYLSREFPVYCTQTAQQWQARQDRQSWFALSVREAWMAQAHQRLFRHLSLLKVLVAICPMLGLLGTVTGMISVFEVMAAQGSSNPKLMASGISLATLPTMVGMVVALVGMFVHARLYKACQNRELKLERMLRSQS from the coding sequence GTGAGTGGGTTCGTTTCGCAACTGTTGCCTGAGCTGTTGACGTCCAGCCAATGGTGGGCGTCTTTACAGACCTTTATGGAACAGGGTGGACAGATTTTATGGTGGCTCGCGGCGGTCGCGGCAGTTTTCTGGCTGCTCGCGGTAGAGAAAATTATCTACCTGAGCCGCGAGTTTCCCGTGTATTGCACGCAAACCGCGCAGCAGTGGCAAGCGCGTCAAGATAGACAGTCGTGGTTTGCCTTGTCGGTGCGTGAAGCGTGGATGGCGCAAGCGCATCAGCGTCTGTTTCGTCATTTAAGTTTGCTGAAAGTGCTGGTGGCCATTTGTCCTATGCTTGGGTTGCTCGGTACGGTAACGGGCATGATCTCGGTCTTCGAAGTGATGGCGGCCCAAGGCAGTAGCAACCCAAAATTAATGGCGTCAGGTATTTCGCTGGCGACACTGCCGACGATGGTCGGCATGGTGGTGGCACTGGTCGGCATGTTTGTTCATGCCCGCTTGTATAAAGCGTGTCAGAACCGAGAACTGAAATTGGAAAGAATGTTAAGGAGTCAGTCTTGA
- a CDS encoding MotA/TolQ/ExbB proton channel family protein, with translation MKPVSILAAGLLTLSSAGVLAQAELVQQAKIENQTQQIHNQQREQGFKQTEQQLKALKASLAEKKAQLESQNDNLASQFSDNEVQLSQLEEQLRVETGSLGELFGVVRQHAKEIKADLAEAVTAIGQTDQTQVVNDIVEANTLPDIRQLRGLWQVMQAQISASRSVSELTIAMLDAEGQTQATPALTLGNFGLLTEQGYVNWHHDKQFASSFAKLPENVPVRSDLVVASQGEMMPVLLDPTRGVLLQQYAQSPGLAERFAAGGVVGKVIIGLLAIGLIIAAYRAVVLLAVQGKIKAQLKTPNTPQNNPLGRILAVYDSERPRSVEALELRLLEAIVDEQNGLEKGLSMLKLLAALAPMLGLLGTVIGMIETFQVITQFGNGDPKIMASGISMALVTTVLGLVAAMPLLLAHNILNGMAENVRNVLEKQSIGLVAQQAEEQMHTTREFPAKVGNAA, from the coding sequence ATGAAACCCGTATCTATTCTTGCGGCTGGATTGTTGACATTGTCCTCTGCTGGCGTACTGGCACAGGCCGAGTTGGTGCAGCAAGCCAAAATCGAAAACCAAACACAGCAAATACACAATCAACAGCGTGAACAAGGCTTTAAACAGACTGAGCAGCAACTAAAAGCGCTGAAAGCGTCTCTGGCAGAGAAAAAAGCCCAATTGGAAAGCCAGAATGATAACTTGGCCAGTCAGTTTAGTGACAACGAAGTACAGTTGTCTCAACTTGAAGAGCAACTGCGTGTTGAAACGGGCAGTTTGGGCGAACTGTTCGGTGTGGTGCGTCAACACGCGAAAGAGATCAAAGCGGATCTTGCTGAAGCGGTTACCGCGATTGGCCAGACAGATCAAACTCAAGTGGTTAATGATATCGTAGAGGCAAACACACTGCCTGATATTCGTCAGCTACGCGGCTTGTGGCAGGTGATGCAAGCGCAAATCAGTGCCAGCCGCAGTGTCAGCGAGCTCACCATTGCGATGCTAGATGCAGAAGGCCAAACACAAGCGACGCCAGCACTGACACTTGGTAATTTTGGCCTGTTGACCGAGCAAGGTTATGTCAATTGGCATCATGACAAGCAATTTGCTTCTTCTTTCGCCAAACTGCCTGAAAACGTACCTGTACGCTCAGATCTGGTCGTGGCAAGCCAAGGTGAGATGATGCCTGTGCTGCTCGATCCGACTCGTGGCGTGTTGTTGCAGCAATATGCGCAGTCGCCAGGCTTGGCAGAGCGCTTTGCAGCGGGTGGTGTGGTCGGCAAAGTGATCATTGGTTTATTGGCAATCGGTCTTATCATCGCAGCCTACCGCGCCGTGGTACTGCTTGCGGTGCAGGGCAAAATCAAGGCTCAGTTGAAAACACCGAACACACCACAGAATAACCCGCTTGGTCGAATTCTGGCAGTGTACGACAGTGAACGTCCGCGCAGTGTGGAAGCATTAGAACTTCGTCTGCTGGAAGCGATTGTCGATGAACAAAATGGCTTGGAAAAAGGGCTCTCGATGCTCAAATTGCTTGCCGCTTTAGCGCCAATGCTGGGTCTTTTGGGGACGGTGATCGGCATGATTGAGACCTTCCAAGTGATCACCCAGTTTGGTAATGGCGATCCGAAGATCATGGCGAGTGGTATTTCGATGGCGCTGGTCACGACGGTGCTCGGTCTGGTCGCTGCGATGCCGCTACTGTTGGCGCACAACATTCTCAATGGAATGGCGGAAAACGTGCGTAACGTGCTGGAAAAACAGAGTATCGGTTTAGTCGCACAGCAAGCAGAAGAGCAAATGCACACCACTCGTGAGTTTCCAGCCAAGGTAGGGAATGCAGCGTGA
- a CDS encoding tetratricopeptide repeat protein, with protein MKKTTITLLMSCLLLTKVSAAAPTSDISPYALRYMQQAQTLSAKEQNQQAIEHLLTAEVSRPGDVAAISRMLGILYWQSEQAQHSVMALEKALNAQGLADDEQWRTRRMLSSIYLTLGQFRQALPHLELLTQSIPEGENAAEVWLHLAQAHYSLEQWRETLLALEKQRKLDPKPSVAVLSISLGAHAQLEQWSQVVDNAKQLIALQPEKKIWWMQAYSGYLNLRQQKAALDILTLAQLKGIALLDSERKSLAYMYASQGIYEKAAVTLSQLEQADSDLELIRLQAQYWQAAKEWQKSLHFWHKAAEVESKYHWEVAVLQNQLQKYQQVIASLDQMENQQRFYDAQLLKVNALYRLNRLEAALALAKKADAIKSSTQTQSWVRFLSHKKSEAPEV; from the coding sequence ATGAAAAAGACGACGATCACCTTACTGATGAGCTGCCTGCTGTTGACCAAGGTATCAGCCGCGGCACCGACCTCGGACATCTCACCTTACGCCCTGCGTTACATGCAGCAGGCGCAAACCTTGTCTGCCAAAGAGCAAAACCAGCAGGCGATCGAGCATTTGTTGACCGCTGAAGTCTCAAGGCCGGGCGATGTGGCAGCTATCTCGCGCATGCTGGGTATCTTATATTGGCAATCGGAGCAAGCTCAACATTCGGTGATGGCTTTGGAAAAAGCGCTCAACGCGCAAGGTTTGGCCGACGATGAGCAGTGGCGTACTAGGCGTATGCTGTCGTCAATCTACTTAACGCTAGGTCAATTTCGTCAAGCTTTGCCGCACCTCGAACTGCTCACGCAATCCATTCCCGAGGGAGAAAACGCAGCCGAAGTCTGGCTGCATCTGGCGCAAGCACACTACAGCCTAGAGCAGTGGCGTGAGACGTTGCTCGCGCTGGAGAAACAGCGCAAACTCGACCCTAAACCCAGTGTGGCGGTGCTCTCAATCTCTCTTGGCGCTCATGCCCAGCTTGAGCAATGGTCGCAGGTGGTGGACAACGCCAAACAGCTGATTGCCTTGCAACCGGAGAAAAAAATCTGGTGGATGCAAGCCTATAGTGGCTATCTGAATTTACGTCAACAAAAAGCGGCGTTGGATATCTTGACCCTCGCGCAGCTTAAAGGCATTGCCTTACTCGATTCTGAACGCAAGTCGTTGGCATATATGTATGCGAGCCAAGGGATTTATGAAAAAGCTGCAGTGACATTGTCACAACTTGAACAGGCCGACAGCGATCTTGAGCTGATTCGCTTGCAAGCACAATATTGGCAAGCGGCAAAAGAGTGGCAGAAATCGCTGCACTTCTGGCATAAAGCCGCAGAGGTTGAGAGTAAATACCATTGGGAAGTGGCGGTGCTGCAAAACCAGCTACAGAAGTATCAACAGGTGATCGCGTCACTGGATCAAATGGAAAATCAGCAGCGCTTCTATGATGCACAACTGCTCAAAGTGAACGCGCTGTATCGCCTCAACCGCTTAGAAGCCGCACTTGCGTTAGCTAAAAAGGCTGATGCGATCAAATCGTCGACACAAACACAAAGTTGGGTACGTTTTTTGTCACACAAGAAAAGTGAGGCGCCCGAAGTTTAA
- a CDS encoding DUF3450 domain-containing protein, with protein MTFYKASAAALLMATVATAHGSDLDKAQKIQSHTNTAAAKSQSLINASAENSQLLQAEIELLQEEVRNLEIYQRHLTSLIHSQEQEKSSLASQISEIQSTRQGIVPLMYDMLAELKDLVSNDVPLKAEQRKERVEKLELLMARADVAEAEKFRRILEAYQIELDYGSRIGAYQAQIQTVDGKARQAELLHLGRISLIARSLSGQAFWYWNQQQKQWMELTQIPASELNRAFDVANQKVAPALLYLPLSVAAKEVM; from the coding sequence ATGACGTTCTACAAAGCCAGTGCCGCCGCACTACTGATGGCGACCGTTGCCACTGCCCATGGCAGTGATCTCGACAAGGCGCAGAAAATTCAAAGCCATACCAACACTGCTGCGGCAAAAAGCCAATCACTGATTAATGCCAGTGCTGAAAACAGCCAGTTATTGCAAGCCGAAATTGAACTGCTTCAGGAAGAAGTGCGTAATCTCGAGATTTACCAGCGCCACTTGACTTCTTTGATCCACAGCCAAGAGCAGGAAAAGTCGAGTTTAGCGAGCCAAATCAGCGAGATCCAATCGACGCGGCAAGGCATCGTTCCTCTGATGTATGACATGTTGGCAGAGTTGAAAGATCTGGTTAGTAATGATGTTCCACTAAAAGCCGAACAACGCAAAGAGCGGGTGGAAAAGCTGGAATTGCTGATGGCACGTGCTGATGTCGCTGAAGCGGAGAAATTTCGTCGTATTTTAGAGGCTTACCAAATTGAGCTCGACTACGGCAGTCGCATTGGTGCGTATCAGGCGCAAATTCAAACCGTTGATGGTAAAGCGCGTCAGGCAGAGCTGCTGCATTTGGGTCGCATCTCTTTGATTGCTCGCAGCTTAAGCGGTCAAGCTTTCTGGTACTGGAACCAACAGCAAAAGCAGTGGATGGAATTAACGCAAATTCCGGCGTCTGAGCTCAATCGTGCCTTTGATGTGGCCAACCAGAAAGTCGCACCAGCGTTACTCTATCTTCCGTTATCTGTTGCAGCAAAAGAGGTGATGTAA
- a CDS encoding anaerobic C4-dicarboxylate transporter, which translates to MLYLEFLFLLLMLYIGSRYGGIGLGVVSGIGLVIEVFVFKMPPTSPPVTVMLIILAVVTCASILEAAGGLKYMLQVAERMLRKNPKRVTLIAPFVTYAMTFMLGTGHAVYSIMPIIGDVALKNGIRPERPMAAASVASQIAITASPISAAVVYYLAQLADINHEITLLSILLVTVPATLFGTLLMSLYSLKRGKELDDDPEYQERLKDPVWREKILNTTATSLDEHLPAAARNSVLLFIASIFTIVLIAMMPEIRIIAEGSKPISMAVVIQMMMLCFGGIILLATKTDPRSVPNGVVFKSGMVAAIAIFGIAWMSDTYFQYAMPQFKSGIVEMVNNYPWTFALALFIVSVVVNSQAAVARMMLPVGLGLGLEPALLIGLMPALYGYFFIPNYPSDIATVNFDNTGTTKIGKWYFNHSFMAVGLIGVIGACCLGYLLGQIIIG; encoded by the coding sequence ATGTTGTATTTGGAGTTCCTGTTCCTTTTGCTGATGCTTTACATCGGCTCCCGCTATGGCGGTATCGGTCTTGGTGTCGTGTCTGGGATCGGCTTGGTTATCGAAGTGTTTGTGTTCAAAATGCCGCCCACCTCCCCACCTGTAACGGTCATGCTGATCATTCTTGCCGTTGTTACCTGTGCCTCGATTCTTGAAGCGGCTGGCGGGTTGAAATACATGCTGCAAGTGGCGGAACGCATGCTGCGTAAAAACCCAAAACGGGTAACCTTGATTGCCCCTTTTGTCACTTACGCGATGACGTTCATGCTAGGTACTGGCCACGCGGTTTACTCCATCATGCCAATCATTGGCGACGTTGCTCTGAAAAATGGCATTCGCCCAGAGCGTCCGATGGCAGCGGCTTCAGTGGCATCGCAAATTGCGATTACCGCCTCACCCATTTCTGCGGCGGTGGTTTACTACTTAGCGCAGCTTGCCGACATTAACCACGAAATCACTTTGCTTTCTATCCTTTTAGTTACCGTTCCTGCGACACTGTTCGGCACCTTGCTGATGTCACTTTACAGCCTAAAACGTGGTAAAGAGCTGGACGACGATCCGGAATATCAAGAACGTTTGAAAGATCCGGTATGGCGCGAAAAAATCCTTAACACCACCGCAACCTCGCTGGATGAGCATCTACCAGCCGCCGCGAGAAACTCTGTCCTGCTGTTTATCGCTTCCATCTTCACCATTGTGCTCATTGCCATGATGCCAGAAATTCGCATTATCGCTGAAGGGAGCAAACCGATCAGCATGGCGGTGGTCATTCAGATGATGATGCTGTGCTTCGGCGGTATCATTTTGCTGGCGACCAAAACGGACCCACGCAGCGTGCCCAATGGTGTGGTGTTTAAATCGGGTATGGTGGCTGCGATTGCAATTTTCGGTATCGCGTGGATGTCAGATACCTACTTCCAGTACGCAATGCCTCAGTTTAAATCCGGCATCGTTGAGATGGTGAACAACTACCCATGGACCTTCGCTTTGGCGCTGTTCATTGTCTCGGTGGTAGTGAACTCACAAGCCGCGGTTGCACGTATGATGTTGCCTGTTGGTCTTGGCTTAGGGCTTGAACCCGCACTACTGATTGGTTTAATGCCAGCGCTGTACGGTTACTTCTTTATTCCAAATTACCCTTCAGACATTGCGACCGTAAACTTTGATAACACAGGCACGACTAAGATTGGCAAATGGTATTTCAACCACTCCTTTATGGCGGTTGGTTTAATTGGTGTCATCGGAGCTTGCTGTCTCGGCTACTTGCTAGGCCAAATCATTATTGGCTAA
- a CDS encoding GGDEF domain-containing protein: MRTSFRTYCIRNQCDSEIVKTSIFVVGCIWRTDVTAGEIDTAKGQLQTLKTAYERTPKSDSVRLDKLKYLLNKSSVEIELLEKSVELTRSTLLPSMPNNIGKRGYFLDPSNNYLHVVLPLRNKNAGYLWAEVDAKRLSEIKLALLGVILKEAVGAFVISLVLIYLITIWLVSPLKALAFSMKQDIEKIDQGNIPEIRRADEIGDLARSYSSLITKIKNQLKVLHLQAETDPLTGLGSRYKYKASSAKTLQNTLLKREHAYFLLCDIDNFKSFNDTYGHTEGDNVLTDVASVINQHIRRSEIACRIGGEEFAFIITGRDPASLTERVQHIHQSVAQRAIRHEGNLPFGVVTISIGAVAIESTSDKISLEQCEALLKQAFEIADKQLYKAKHSGRNSVLFGEKLSL, encoded by the coding sequence TTGCGTACTTCTTTCAGGACGTATTGCATAAGAAATCAATGTGATAGCGAAATTGTCAAAACCTCTATTTTTGTTGTTGGCTGCATTTGGCGTACGGATGTCACCGCTGGCGAAATTGACACCGCCAAAGGGCAGTTGCAAACCTTAAAAACGGCGTACGAGCGCACACCGAAAAGCGATAGCGTACGTCTAGATAAGCTCAAGTATCTTCTTAATAAATCCAGCGTTGAAATTGAGCTGCTGGAAAAAAGCGTAGAATTAACCCGCAGCACCCTGTTGCCGTCTATGCCAAATAATATTGGTAAACGAGGCTATTTTCTCGACCCCAGCAATAACTATTTGCACGTGGTTCTTCCCCTGCGTAATAAAAATGCGGGCTATTTGTGGGCGGAGGTGGATGCCAAACGTCTAAGTGAGATAAAACTCGCCCTTTTAGGCGTGATCCTCAAAGAAGCGGTCGGTGCTTTTGTTATCTCTCTGGTGCTGATTTACCTCATCACTATATGGCTAGTCAGCCCGTTAAAAGCGCTGGCGTTTTCCATGAAGCAAGACATCGAAAAAATCGATCAAGGCAATATTCCTGAAATACGCCGAGCTGATGAAATTGGGGATTTAGCCCGTTCTTACTCCAGCTTAATTACCAAGATAAAAAATCAACTCAAAGTGTTGCATCTGCAAGCGGAGACCGATCCTTTGACGGGGCTAGGATCGCGCTACAAATACAAAGCCAGCTCGGCGAAAACACTGCAAAACACGCTTCTTAAGAGAGAGCACGCTTACTTCCTGCTATGTGACATCGATAATTTCAAGTCCTTCAATGACACTTACGGACATACCGAAGGTGACAACGTGCTGACGGATGTAGCATCGGTGATTAACCAGCATATTCGGCGCAGTGAAATCGCTTGTCGTATTGGTGGCGAGGAGTTCGCGTTTATTATCACTGGGAGAGATCCTGCATCTTTGACAGAACGAGTGCAGCATATCCATCAATCCGTTGCCCAACGAGCAATTCGCCATGAGGGCAACTTGCCGTTTGGTGTGGTCACCATTTCAATCGGCGCGGTCGCTATCGAGTCAACCAGTGACAAGATCTCTCTAGAGCAGTGTGAAGCTCTGCTAAAACAGGCATTTGAAATTGCAGACAAACAACTCTACAAAGCCAAGCATAGCGGCAGAAACAGTGTGCTGTTTGGTGAAAAGCTGAGTCTCTAA
- a CDS encoding ExbD/TolR family protein, with protein sequence MRLGKRQAKSDEAQIDLTSMLDIVFIMLIFFIVTSSFVRESGVEVNRPQASNVSAQKDAGIFIAVTAANDIYIDKRIVDVERVQASIERLLLDQPDASLVVQADEYAYNGTVVKVMDAAKAAGVKNIALAAEKR encoded by the coding sequence TTGAGACTAGGTAAACGTCAGGCAAAATCGGATGAAGCGCAGATCGATTTGACCTCAATGCTGGACATCGTTTTCATCATGCTGATCTTCTTTATTGTCACCAGTTCGTTTGTGCGTGAATCCGGTGTGGAAGTGAATCGTCCACAGGCCTCCAATGTTAGTGCACAGAAAGATGCGGGGATTTTCATCGCCGTCACGGCAGCCAATGATATCTATATCGATAAACGAATTGTCGATGTTGAGCGTGTTCAAGCCAGTATCGAACGCTTATTGCTTGATCAACCGGATGCCTCATTGGTGGTACAAGCCGACGAATACGCTTACAACGGTACGGTGGTGAAAGTGATGGATGCGGCGAAAGCGGCAGGGGTGAAAAACATCGCGCTGGCGGCGGAGAAACGCTGA
- a CDS encoding LabA-like NYN domain-containing protein: MKEKVAIFVDVQNVYYTCREKYQRKFDYNRFWQEVTVNKQVVVANAYAIASRDPGQRQFHHILRGIGLEVKLKPFIQRADGSAKGDWDVGIALDAIERAPEVDQVILLSGDGDFEILVERIQQRYGKKVVVYGVPGLSAQGLRNVADQFIEIDNALLI, encoded by the coding sequence ATGAAAGAAAAAGTCGCCATTTTTGTCGATGTACAAAATGTGTATTACACCTGTCGCGAAAAATATCAGCGCAAGTTTGATTACAACCGTTTTTGGCAAGAAGTCACCGTAAACAAACAGGTGGTGGTAGCGAATGCCTATGCCATTGCCAGCCGTGATCCCGGGCAAAGGCAGTTTCATCACATTCTGCGCGGAATTGGTTTGGAGGTGAAGCTTAAGCCTTTCATTCAACGTGCTGATGGCAGTGCCAAAGGCGATTGGGATGTTGGCATAGCATTAGATGCGATTGAACGGGCTCCGGAAGTCGACCAAGTCATTTTGCTCTCTGGTGATGGCGACTTTGAAATTTTAGTCGAGCGCATTCAGCAACGTTATGGGAAAAAAGTGGTGGTTTATGGCGTGCCGGGTCTCAGTGCTCAAGGGTTGAGAAACGTAGCTGACCAGTTTATTGAAATAGACAACGCACTACTTATTTAA
- a CDS encoding energy transducer TonB, whose protein sequence is MLRLLLSLPVSLAMVFALFSAMAWMVNLGKLNGVTPSAPVSFNMVMFEAQSEVARRQRAVPPPPDVPPPPQPEVMKVSQTPMTTTSAQVEMPNVDMSFSVNGLAISVPSVGIPGNSVTNNHQQLTPLSRVDAVYPAKAKKRGIEGYVLLRFDIDETGRPQNIEVVEAQPARFFERSAVDAVKRWRYQPQIVDGAAQPILGYSTRIEFKMQ, encoded by the coding sequence ATGTTGAGATTATTGCTATCGCTGCCGGTGTCATTGGCGATGGTGTTTGCCCTGTTTTCTGCCATGGCATGGATGGTGAATCTGGGCAAATTAAACGGAGTAACGCCATCTGCACCTGTCAGCTTTAACATGGTGATGTTTGAAGCGCAAAGCGAAGTGGCACGACGTCAACGTGCCGTGCCACCACCGCCGGATGTACCGCCGCCGCCTCAGCCCGAAGTCATGAAGGTATCCCAAACGCCAATGACAACGACGTCGGCTCAGGTTGAGATGCCTAATGTTGATATGTCTTTTAGTGTCAATGGTTTAGCAATTTCCGTTCCTTCGGTCGGTATTCCGGGTAACAGCGTGACAAATAATCATCAGCAGTTGACCCCACTGAGCCGAGTGGATGCAGTGTATCCTGCCAAAGCGAAGAAGAGAGGCATTGAAGGCTATGTGTTGCTGAGATTTGATATTGATGAAACGGGCAGGCCACAAAATATTGAAGTGGTGGAAGCTCAGCCAGCTCGATTCTTTGAACGCAGTGCCGTTGATGCAGTGAAGCGTTGGCGTTACCAGCCGCAAATCGTCGATGGCGCCGCGCAACCCATTCTCGGATATAGCACCCGGATAGAGTTTAAAATGCAATGA
- a CDS encoding methyl-accepting chemotaxis protein: MTTKSKLNKDYSVSANLISTTDPRSIITHANSDFCTIAGYTRDELKGQPHNMVRHQDMPKAAFAQMWQYLKAGKSWMGLVKNQCSDSQHYWVSAFVTPIRNAEGEIIEYQSVRSKPQPEQVERAQALYDAMRANKYKAKMRLPLKRLTTLSAALTLLSGVGGIALASFSLQSVAMGFASTTLALSWYQQKRYEKIRALADEAYHNPLMEKPYTNHYDDFSPVELALMMKKAELRAVTGRATETSGSILISAEEEFATIQSIGESLDQQCRETEQVAAAVEELTHSIHEVANAAAAASALAGNANDDSKTGLDSIRSTIRMVDALTAELHNSKQIIEQLAKDSQKIDSILEVITAISEQTNLLALNAAIEAARAGESGRGFAVVADEVRNLASKTGSSANEIHSMISQLQNTARQAVAAMNTGNELSQNCKRQADSTGEVLSAIRDKLGAVTDSSHQIATAVDEQATVTQEINRNIVNIKQLADNTSHASQSSIVRTSELVSNLEEMQRLMRQFS, translated from the coding sequence ATGACTACAAAATCCAAGCTCAACAAAGACTATTCCGTCAGCGCCAATCTTATCTCGACGACCGACCCTCGCAGCATCATCACCCACGCCAATAGCGATTTTTGCACAATTGCTGGCTACACCCGCGATGAGCTAAAAGGACAACCACACAACATGGTGCGCCACCAAGACATGCCAAAAGCGGCCTTTGCACAAATGTGGCAGTACCTTAAAGCGGGCAAAAGTTGGATGGGGCTGGTAAAAAATCAGTGTAGTGATTCACAGCATTACTGGGTTTCGGCGTTTGTGACGCCCATCCGTAACGCTGAGGGCGAGATCATCGAGTATCAGTCGGTTCGCTCCAAACCACAGCCAGAACAAGTTGAAAGGGCCCAAGCGCTATACGATGCGATGCGCGCCAATAAGTACAAAGCCAAAATGCGCCTGCCACTAAAGCGCCTTACTACGTTATCTGCCGCGCTGACACTCTTAAGCGGGGTTGGCGGCATCGCCTTAGCCTCATTTTCTTTGCAAAGCGTCGCGATGGGGTTTGCCAGTACGACGTTGGCACTTAGTTGGTATCAGCAAAAACGCTACGAAAAAATTCGCGCGCTCGCCGACGAAGCGTATCACAACCCATTGATGGAAAAGCCTTACACCAATCACTACGATGATTTTTCGCCAGTTGAGTTAGCGTTGATGATGAAAAAAGCGGAGCTGCGCGCGGTCACGGGTCGCGCCACCGAAACCTCTGGCAGTATTTTGATTTCGGCAGAAGAAGAGTTTGCCACCATCCAGTCGATTGGCGAAAGTTTGGATCAGCAGTGCCGAGAGACCGAACAAGTGGCCGCTGCGGTTGAGGAACTCACCCACTCCATCCATGAAGTGGCCAATGCCGCCGCCGCCGCATCTGCGTTGGCAGGTAATGCGAACGACGATTCCAAAACCGGACTTGACAGTATCCGCTCGACCATTCGCATGGTTGACGCCCTTACGGCAGAGCTGCACAACTCAAAGCAGATCATTGAACAACTGGCGAAAGATAGCCAGAAGATCGACAGTATTCTTGAAGTCATTACCGCGATTTCAGAGCAAACCAATCTGCTCGCGCTCAATGCCGCAATCGAAGCGGCACGCGCCGGCGAATCGGGCCGCGGTTTTGCCGTGGTCGCTGACGAAGTACGCAATCTTGCCTCCAAAACGGGCAGCAGCGCCAATGAGATCCACTCGATGATCAGCCAGTTGCAAAACACCGCTCGTCAGGCCGTCGCGGCGATGAATACCGGTAATGAGTTGTCGCAAAACTGTAAGCGCCAAGCCGATAGTACCGGTGAAGTACTCAGTGCGATTCGCGATAAGTTGGGCGCAGTCACCGACAGTAGCCATCAAATCGCCACTGCAGTGGATGAGCAAGCAACCGTTACCCAAGAGATCAATCGCAATATTGTTAACATCAAGCAACTTGCCGACAACACATCACACGCTTCTCAAAGTTCGATTGTTCGCACCAGTGAGCTGGTCAGTAATTTGGAAGAGATGCAGCGTTTGATGCGTCAGTTTTCTTAA
- the tnpA gene encoding IS200/IS605 family transposase produces MSRYKQASHVFWRCQYHIVWTPKYRFRILKNNVGKEVYRCIYVYCNQLGCEVVELNVQVDHVHLVVKVPPKLSISKLMGVLKGKIALKVFSKFPYLRKNKLWGNHFWQRGYFVDSVGINEEIIRRYVRHQEKKERQEQQELALD; encoded by the coding sequence ATGAGTAGATACAAGCAAGCTTCCCACGTATTTTGGAGATGTCAATATCACATCGTATGGACTCCAAAGTATCGGTTTCGGATATTGAAGAACAATGTTGGTAAAGAGGTTTATCGGTGTATATATGTGTACTGTAATCAACTTGGATGTGAAGTCGTAGAGCTGAATGTCCAAGTAGATCATGTGCACTTAGTGGTTAAGGTGCCACCCAAGCTATCAATATCCAAGTTGATGGGGGTATTGAAGGGCAAAATAGCCCTGAAAGTATTCAGTAAATTTCCATATCTACGGAAGAATAAACTGTGGGGTAATCACTTTTGGCAGCGAGGCTATTTTGTCGATAGTGTTGGAATTAATGAAGAAATAATCCGACGATATGTCAGACATCAGGAAAAGAAAGAGCGCCAGGAGCAGCAAGAATTAGCGCTGGACTAA